The following coding sequences are from one Nicotiana tomentosiformis chromosome 3, ASM39032v3, whole genome shotgun sequence window:
- the LOC138907435 gene encoding uncharacterized protein, which translates to MAPVELKKLKEQLQELLNKGFIRPSASPCGAPILYVKKKDGSMRMCIDYRQEDHEQYLRIVLQNLREKKLYAKFSKCEFWLYSVEFLGHEEPSEGIKGFSSITAPMAKLTQKGAPFRLSEECEASFQKLKTNLTTAPYFISLDYEANEQAPIIFERPLLAIGDGTIKVREVKWIMRVDNREAIFNVYQVIQFPRHYEDLAVIPILEVDDPVLGSNVYLDDSLEKALMLFDSIELNKEVDNIDAFSRCIM; encoded by the exons atggccccagtggAGCTGAagaagttaaaggagcagttgcaagagttgcttaataagggtttcattcggcctagtgcaTCGCCGTGTGGTGCTCCGATCTTGtatgtaaagaagaaggatggttctatgcgcatgtgtattgattatcg aCAGGAAGATCATGAACAGTACCTGAGAATCGTTCTCCAGaacttgagagagaagaagttatatgcaaaattttcaaagtgtgaattctggctttaTTCGGTGGAGTTTTTGGGTCATGAGGAGCCGAGTGAGGGAATCAAG ggtttctcatctattactgCACCTATGGCCaaattgacacagaagggtgctcctttcagattgtccgaggagtgtgaggcgagctttcaaaagctcaagactaatttgactacagccccat ATTTTATTAGTCTAGACTATGAGGCTAATGAGCAAGCTCCTATCATATTCGAACGTCCTCTCTTGGCTATTGGAGATGGAACCATCAAGGTTAGGGAAGTAAAATGGATCATGAGAGTGGACAACAGAGAGGCAATCTTCAATGTATACCAGGTGATTCAGTTTCCTCGTCATTACGAGGACCTTGCTGTGATCCCTATACTGGAAGTAGATGATCCAGTTTTGGGTTCAAATGTCtatctagacgattctctagaGAAAGCACTTATGTTGTTTGACAGTATAGAACTTAATAAGGAGGTTGATAATATAGATGCATTTTCTAGATGCATCATGTGA